One Neovison vison isolate M4711 chromosome 2, ASM_NN_V1, whole genome shotgun sequence genomic window carries:
- the NHLH2 gene encoding helix-loop-helix protein 2: MMLSPDQAADSDHPSSAHSDPESLGGADAKVLGSVSDLEPVEEAEGDGKGGSRAALYPHPQQLSREEKRRRRRATAKYRSAHATRERIRVEAFNLAFAELRKLLPTLPPDKKLSKIEILRLAICYISYLNHVLDV; encoded by the coding sequence ATGATGCTGAGTCCGGACCAAGCCGCCGACTCGGACCACCCCAGCTCGGCGCACTCGGACCCGGAATCTTTGGGCGGCGCGGACGCCAAGGTGCTGGGCAGCGTGTCGGACCTGGAGCCCGTGGAGGAGGCCGAGGGCGACGGCAAGGGCGGCAGCCGGGCCGCGCTCTACCCTCACCCGCAGCAGCTGAGCCGAGAGGAGAAGCGCCGCCGCCGGCGCGCCACCGCCAAGTACCGCTCGGCTCACGCCACCCGCGAGCGCATCCGCGTGGAGGCCTTCAACTTGGCCTTCGCCGAGCTCCGCAAACTGCTGCCCACGCTGCCCCCGGACAAGAAGCTCTCCAAGATCGAGATCCTGCGCCTGGCCATCTGCTACATCTCCTATCTCAACCACGTCCTGGACGTGTAG